The Anopheles merus strain MAF chromosome 2L, AmerM5.1, whole genome shotgun sequence genome has a segment encoding these proteins:
- the LOC121592315 gene encoding uncharacterized protein LOC121592315, with protein sequence MKLDMFRSTVSYTIHSPYEVSTSDQLFTHVEESDELVAVYSVLETVANERLKDLTVRQRKCYFYDEAYENLQFYSYNLCIMNCRARRALAVCQCRPHFYPFAEGPACTVAGLHCLQQHPDWSSDADCKCLKSCTDVGYYVASLSKTQWTAEGGIPFTHKASLRWEILQPKTRLRRVLIFSYEDLLGKYFTAPFKYYCTNKI encoded by the exons ATGAAGCTCGACATGTTCCGCTCAACAGTATCG TACACCATACACTCGCCGTACGAGGTGTCCACCAGCGATCAGCTGTTCACCCATGTGGAGGAGTCGGATGAGCTGGTTGCCGTCTACAGCGTGCTCGAGACGGT TGCCAACGAGCGGCTGAAGGATCTGACAGTACGACAGCGCAAATGTTACTTTTACGATGAAGCATATGAAAATTTGCAG TTCTACAGCTACAACCTCTGCATCATGAACTGCCGAGCAAGGCGGGCACTCGCCGTCTGTCAGTGTCGGCCCCACTTTTACCCATTCGCCG AGGGGCCAGCGTGCACCGTGGCTGGGCTGCACTGCCTGCAGCAGCATCCCGACTGGAGCAGCGATGCGGACTGTAAATGTTTAAAGTCCTGCACTGACGTGGGCTATTACGTTGCGTCGCTCAGCAAAACGCAGTG GACGGCCGAAGGAGGCATACCGTTCACGCACAAAGCATCGTTACGGTGGGAAATCCTCCAGCCCAAGACGAGACTCCGGCGAGTGCTCATCTTCAGCTACGAAGATTTGCTTGGTAAATATTTCACCGCACCTTTTAAATACTATTGCACAAACAAAATCTAG
- the LOC121594194 gene encoding transmembrane protein 177, with translation MSRTGKVSFFLTEAGRQVVFYGATTVAIGLFAGHYFPHSICISYYKEFVQAYKNGEERKLSEKLEQRYKRALSLLDLSEFERKFAKPFVVYGFDVFNAGSFKTRYGAYVGIPSNFEYDSAAAIDRTDIKIRNQPIDWGTEAGRLLEDALVLTEDEQVFGIARELLTMKTHKSLIQSIIPTVSWMFTYSLASQLNERCNFYARPRSLRLILYTICGLFGFGIYSFSTDMTEIYYETDVDKQMAALGPDVVDAGARFYDKVLKKNIAIRKLTGEDYYTAKGNVNYMLRQKAAPLTLRKEFFQTGYKDYVGTEETS, from the exons ATGAGCCGAACGGGAAAAGTGTCCTTTTTCCTCACGGAGGCAGGCCGGCAGGTTGTGTTTTACGGTGCCACCACCGTTGCGATAGGACTATTCGCCGGCCATTACTTCCCGCACTCGATTTGCATCTCCTACTACAAGGAGTTTGTGCAAGCGTACAA AAATGGCGAGGAGCGAAAGCTGTCGGAGAAGCTCGAGCAGCGATACAAGCGTGCCCTCAGCCTGCTCGACCTGTCGGAGTTTGAGCGCAAGTTTGCCAAACCGTTCGTCGTGTACGGGTTCGACGTGTTCAATGCGGGCTCGTTCAAAACGCGGTACGGTGCGTACGTCGGCATTCCGTCCAACTTCGAGTACGACAGCGCCGCCGCGATCGACCGGACGGACATAAAGATCCGCAACCAACCGATCGACTGGGGCACGGAGGCGGGCCGATTACTGGAAGACGCTCTCGTGCTGACCGAGGACGAGCAGGTGTTTGGCATTGCCCGGGAGCTGCTCACGATGAAGACGCACAAATCGCTCATCCAATCGATCATACCGACCGTCTCGTGGATGTTCACCTACAGCCTGGCGTCGCAGCTGAACGAGCGGTGCAACTTTTACGCCCGGCCTCGGTCACTGCGCCTCATCCTGTACACGATCTGCGGGCTGTTCGGCTTTGGCATCTACTCCTTTTCCACCGACATGACGGAAATCTACTACGAAACGGACGTCGACAAGCAGATGGCTGCGCTCGGACCGGATGTGGTCGATGCCGGTGCCCGATTTTACGACAAGGTGCTGAAGAAAAACATTGCCATCCGGAAGCTGACCGGCGAGGATTACTACACGGCGAAGGGCAACGTGAACTACATGCTCCGCCAGAAAGCGGCACCGCTAACACTGAGGAAAGAATTTTTCCAGACCGGCTACAAGGACTACGTCGGCACGGAAGAAACGAGTTAA
- the LOC121594637 gene encoding excitatory amino acid transporter 3-like, whose product MQLKWTSVWGFVRRNLLTTLTILGVIVGIALGLGLRAVPAEGDSWSQRDVTYINYVGDLFLRTLKALILPLIVSSLIAAVGSLDLSLSKKIGGRAVLYYLATTVLAVILGIVLVVTIKPGSDRDGGEADASDAPQRNVTTVDTLLDLVRNMFPPNLVQACTQQYQTVLKPPASKPDETDIYRWTITGAYADGMNILGLVVASIVFGVALGATKRENALVLQFFQQLSHIVMKVTGWVIWLSPVGVTFLIAAKILEIEDLGDVFGKLGLYFAVVAGGILFHGFVVLSLLFFLFTRNNPLKFIANMGQALATAFGTSSSSATLPVTMQCLEEKNNIDPRVSRFVLPIGATINMDGTALYEAVAAIFIAQLRGLSLSFGNVLAISITATAASIGAAGIPQAGLVTLVMVLDTVGLPAEDVSLIIAVDWLLDRFRTLVNVLGDSFGAAIVYHYSKAELQNTKSLEGGLSGATHLSQDSSDPELAYHTDTILANDDKSSRL is encoded by the exons ATGCAGCTCAAGTGGACGTCTGTGTGGGGCTTCGTGCGCCGCAACCTGCTAACGACGCTTACGATCCTCGGCGTGATCGTAGGCATTGCGCTGGGGCTGGGGCTCCGGGCCGTACCTGCCGAGGGTGACAGTTGGTCACAGCGCGACGTTACCTACATCAACTACGTTGGCGATCTGTTCCTGCGCACGCTGAAAGCGCTCATTCTACCGCTGATTGTATCCTCGCTGATCGCCGCCGTCGGTTCGCTCGATCTATCCCTCTCGAAGAAGATCGGTGGCCGGGCGGTACTGTACTATCTCGCCACGACCGTACTGGCCGTCATCCTGGGCATCGTGCTGGTCGTTACGATCAAGCCCGGCTCGGACCGGGACGGCGGTGAGGCCGACGCAAGCGATGCCCCGCAACGTAACGTCACCACCGTCGACACGCTGCTCGATCTAGTGCGCAACATGTTCCCGCCCAACCTGGTGCAGGCGTGCACGCAGCAGTACCAAACCGTGCTGAAGCCGCCGGCCTCCAAACCGGACGAGACCGACATCTACCGGTGGACGATAACGGGCGCGTACGCGGACGGCATGAACATACTCGGGCTGGTCGTCGCGTCGATCGTGTTCGGGGTGGCGCTCGGCGCAACGAAGCGTGAGAACGCGCTGGTGCTCCAATTTTTCCAGCAGCTGTCCCACATTGTGATGAAGGTCACCGGATGGGTGATATG GCTGTCACCGGTCGGTGTGACGTTTCTGATCGCCGCCAAGATACTGGAGATCGAAGATCTGGGCGACGTGTTCGGCAAGCTGGGCCTGTACTTCGCGGTCGTCGCCGGCGGTATCCTGTTCCACGGGTTCGTCGTACTGTCGCTGCTGTTCTTCCTGTTCACGCGCAACAATCCGCTCAAGTTTATCGCCAACATGGGACAGGCGCTTGCGACCGCGTTCGGCACATCGTCCAGCTCGGCCACGCTGCCCGTCACGATGCAGTGCCTGGAGGAGAAGAACAACATCGATCCGCGGGTGTCACGGTTTGTGCTACCGATCGGCGCTACGATCAACATGGATGGTACGGCGCTGTACGAAGCGGTGGCTGCCATCTTCATCGCTCAACTGCGAG GACTTTCGCTTTCGTTCGGAAATGTGCTAGCGATCAGTATAACGGCTACTGCTGCCAGTATTGGTGCGGCCGGTATACCACAGGCAGGTTTGGTAACGCTCGTGATGGTGCTGGACACGGTTGGACTGCCAGCAGAAGACGTTTCTCTCATCATTGCCGTCGACTGGCTGCT CGATCGATTCCGAACTCTGGTGAACGTGCTTGGCGATAGCTTCGGAGCTGCGATCGTCTACCACTACAGCAAGGCCGAGCTGCAGAACACGAAAAGCCTGGAAGGAGGGCTGTCCGGTGCGACACATCTCTCGCAGGACTCAAGCGATCCCGAGCTGGCATACCACACCGACACGATACTGGCAAACGACGATAAGAGCAGCCGATTGTAG
- the LOC121594638 gene encoding uncharacterized protein LOC121594638, translating to MDPRESRDVPCRLALGGSVGQTGKHSSSCTGTSLCASSRSMVLELLSNRHLFRNEFLHSAHRLLRVCQVFGTVPWEVTLFAHVTQPLSCWRERLFRTLNALYSLALGLVVLAATVLQHAEFHRDMPFVTHMLYISEYSMENGVVMMVLVGCHYQRDCYRHYGEQLLAVAVDLSLCGGTVDFPRIETIFNRVLACITLFFAGVLTVDLLYNELVVWRFARSSAVYTLSNVINVLALLQYAYVLYVLYFCYYDTNRLLASYNRHLLVRGADDTRYERRRGVHEIVLPAGALYDYAHLIDLLRRTHLRLAQLLEQANGCFGVLIVFTTTASFVVLSLQFFEIYRATTVRPWTVTDTYLLVYTVLWIVLHAAKVLMILYPAHLVQRERDRTGPILCHFNPAALDSALNSALAKFSSQLLHVQGPQTACGVINLEMTLISTVGECATASKGHLSLDLSYH from the exons ATGGATCCACGCGAGTCACGCGATGTACCGTGCCGGCTAGCATTAGGCGGCAGTGTCGGGCAAACCGGGAAGCATTCGAGCAGTTGCACCGGAACCAGTCTTTGCGCAAGCAGTCGCAGCATGGTGCTTGAGCTACTCTCCAACCGGCATCTGTTTCGGAACGAATTCCTGCACTCCGCGCACCGGTTGCTGCGTGTCTGCCAAGTGTTTGGCACGGTGCCGTGGGAGGTTACGCTATTCGCCCACGTCACCCAACCACTGTCCTGCTGGCGGGAGCGACTGTTCCGCACACTGAACGCACTCTACTCCCTTGCCCTAGGGCTGGTCGTACTGGCGGCCACCGTCCTGCAGCATGCCGAGTTTCACCGCGATATGCCGTTCGTGACGCACATGCTCTACATCAGCGAGTACAGCATGGAGAATggggtggtgatgatggtacTGGTCGGGTGTCACTACCAGCGCGACTGCTATCGGCACTATGGTGAACAGCTGCTGGCGGTTGCTGTTGATCTCTCCCTTTGCGGTGGGACGGTCGACTTCCCTCGGATCGAAACCATCTTCAACCGGGTGCTGGCATGCATCACGCTCTTCTTCGCCGGTGTGCTGACGGTGGACCTGCTCTACAACGAGCTGGTCGTGTGGAGGTTTGCGCGCAGCTCCGCCGTCTACACGCTCTCGAACGTAATCAACGTGCTGGCGCTGTTACAGTACGCATACGTTCTGTACGTGCTGTACTTCTGCTACTACGACACGAACAGGCTGCTCGCGTCGTACAACCGGCACCTGCTCGTACGGGGCGCTGATGATACGCGGTACGAGAGACGAAGGGGAGTGCACGAGATCGTACTACCGGCCGGCGCACTGTACGATTACGCCCACCTGATCGATCTGCTGCGCCGTACGCATCTGCGGCTTGCGCAGCTGTTGGAGCAGGCGAACGGATGCTTCGGTGTGCTGATCGTGTTCACCACGACGGCCTCCTTTGTGGTGCTGAGCTTGCAGTTTTTCGAGATCTATCGGGCGACCACGGTACGACCGTGGACCGTCACCGACACGTATCTGCTCGTGTACACCGTGCTGTGGATCGTGCTGCACGCGGCCAAGGTGCTGATGATCCTGTACCCGGCCCATCTGGTACAGCGCGAGCGTGACCGCACCGGGCCGATCCTGTGCCATTTCAATCCGGCCGCCCTGGACAGTGCGCTAAACAGTGCG TTGGCAAAGTTTTCCAGCCAGCTGCTGCACGTGCAAGGGCCTCAAACGGCCTGCGGTGTTATCAACCTGGAGATGACGCTCATCAGCACGGTAGGTGAATGCGCTACAGCAAGCAAAGGTCATTTATCGCTTGATCTTAGTTACCATTAG
- the LOC121594639 gene encoding putative gustatory receptor 59e: MAYVPAAIQSFFQLNLKRSLFRLLTIGQVFGLVAWDLEPLEPDRPTTKLHWFRKLIRATNQGYCLMIIVAIGTATVLHHSSNTANAFFAIRTLYLTENVIVNVIVLLAMLECQRSRPFYSTLLNELFELGKNLHDCDASINFPHVEAITDRLLACAVLYFSTSSLVDWLADYDPSCTFLCHSVLYILPNVINVLALYQYAALQLIIAACYRSVNSVLARYHDRQARTKVRDCAELVETLRRIHLKLGDLTGRVVGRFGSLIVCTVLSSFVVLNLELFNVYKATGRGSKRVWSASEGFRLVHTMLWIGMHGAKILLILYPGHRARVECERTGPTLYQIASRYEAAGRSNSALMKFAGQLLLLHGKRHHCKACGLITLDLTLISKIVAGLTTYLMILIQFDSAFTQGSR, from the exons TTCGCTGTTCAGGCTGCTAACAATCGGTCAGGTGTTTGGGCTGGTGGCATGGGACTTAGAACCTTTGGAACCGGACCGCCCAACAACCAAGCTGCATTGgttccggaaactgattcgTGCCACCAATCAAGGTTACTGTCTTATGATCATCGTTGCAATCGGTACGGCAACAGTTCTTCATCATTCCTCCAACACTGCGAACGCGTTTTTCGCCATCCGAACGCTGTACCTGACAGAGAATGTGATCGTGAACGTGATCGTTCTGCTCGCGATGCTCGAATGTCAGCGGAGTCGCCCATTTTACAGCACCCTTCTTAATGAGCTTTTTGAGCTTGGCAAGAATTTGCACGACTGTGATGCTTCGATCAACTTTCCCCATGTAGAAGCGATCACCGATCGGCTGCTCGCCTGTGCCGTGCTGTACTTTTCCACCTCCTCGCTGGTGGACTGGTTGGCCGATTACGATCCTTCGTGCACCTTCCTGTGCCACAGCGTGCTGTACATTCTGCCGAACGTGATCAACGTGCTGGCGCTCTACCAGTACGCCGCGCTGCAGCTGATCATTGCCGCCTGCTATCGATCGGTTAACAGCGTGCTAGCCAGATACCACGATCGTCAAGCCCgcacaaaagtgcgcgattGTGCCGAGCTGGTTGAGACACTGCGAAGGATACATCTGAAGCTGGGCGATCTAACCGGTCGGGTAGTGGGACGGTTTGGGTCACTCATCGTGTGCACCGTGCTGTCCTCGTTCGTCGTACTTAACCTGGAGCTGTTTAACGTGTACAAGGCTACTGGCAGGGGCAGCAAACGGGTTTGGAGTGCGAGTGAAGGGTTCCGGCTGGTGCACACGATGCTCTGGATAGGGATGCACGGTGCCAAGATACTGCTCATTCTCTACCCAGGCCACCGGGCACGGGTGGAGTGTGAACGGACCGGACCGACACTGTACCAGATCGCTAGCCGGTACGAAGCAGCCGGAAGGAGCAACAGTGCG CTGATGAAGTTCGCTggccaactgctgctgctacacgGCAAACGGCACCACTGTAAGGCATGCGGGCTGATAACGCTTGACTTAACACTCATTAGCAAG ATAGTAGCCGGACTTACCACGTATTTGATGATTCTGATCCAGTTTGATTCAGCCTTTACCCAAGGTTCGCGCTGA